GGAGTTGGGCGCTACGCGGTTGTTGAGAAAAATACAGGACTTCTTATCGGTTGGTCTGGTCTTAAATTTAATAATAACAGCGTTAATGAGCATCAAGATTTTTATGAGTTGGGTTATCGTTTTCTACCAGAATATTGGGGAAAAGGCTATGCTAGCGAATCTGCCGTTGCTTTTATAAAAGCTTTTTTTACAGTTTTAAAGAAAGGAAATCTCTACGCTTATGCCCATTCGGAAAATGAGGCTTCCAAGCATGTTCTTCGCAAACTTGGTTTTAATGAAATAGGGACATTCGACGAGCCAGACGGAAAATGCTTTTGGTACGAGATGACGCCTGCGGATTTCAAAATTCAATATTTTAAATAAATTTAAATTCATGCAATCAGAAAAAATAATAGATTACATTGTTAACTGGCTAAAACATTATGCCCAAAAATCTGGAATGAAAGGTTTTGTTATCGGTATTTCTGGCGGAATAGATTCTGCCGTTGTATCGAAATTAGCCGCGAAAACCGGAATGAAAACTTTGCTCTTGGAAATGCCAATTCACCAAAAAGAAGATCAAGTCAATCGTGCGCAAGATCACATCCAGAATTTGACATCTCAATTCTCGAATGTTGAAGCTTTTCGTGTGGATTTGACGCCGACTTTTGATGTTTTTCACAATACCGTTGACGTTGCTGATGCCGATTTTCCTGCTGAACAATTGGCTTTAGCTAATTCGCGCGCGCGTCTTAGAATGCTGACTTTGTATTATTATGGACAAATTCATGGACTTTTGGTAACGGGAACAGGAAACAAAGTTGAGGATTTTGGCGTTGGATTTTTTACAAAATATGGCGACGGCGGCGTTGACATTTCGCCGATTGCAGATTTGTACAAAACCCAAGTTTATGAATTGGCAAAACATCTGGACATTATCGAAAGTATCCAAAAAGCCGTCCCGACAGATGGACTTTGGGAAGTTGAAAGAACAGATGAACAGCAGATTGGTGCAACATATCCAGAACTAGAATGGGCGATGGAGCAGAATCAAAATTTAAAACCCGAAGATTTTGAAGGGCGTCAACGTGAAGTATTTGCCATTTACCAAAGAATGCATCGTGCAACTTTACATAAAATAAATCCAATTCCGGTTTGCGACATTCCAGAGGATTTAAAATCTTAATTTAACTGAATGAATCCAAAACTAAAAACATTTCTATTCTTTATAATTGGAGCTTTTGCAGGCATCACGACGATGTATTTGATAAAGCCACCACAATCTTACGATAAAAACGAAACGGTAAAAACTGAACAACAACAACAAAAAGTTGGTGTTAATCAAAAAGAAATTAAAAATCAGTTTCAGAAATATCAAAAATCTGATGCCGATTCGTTAAGCCAGGCGGAAGAATTTGCCTATAAAGATAAATCGATTGATGATTTGACGGAAGAAAAATTAGTCATCGATTATCTAAAAAAACACCACAAACTTCCACATTATTACATCATTAAAAAAGAAGCTAAAAAACAAGGCTGGGAGCCGAGCTCTGGTAATCTTTGTGATGTTTTGCCGGGACGAGCAATTGGTGGCGACAAGTTCAGTAACCGCGAGAAAAAACTGCCTTCCCGAAACGGAAGAATCTATTACGAAGCCGATGTTAACTACGACTGCGGACATCGCGATGCCGACCGACTGGTGTACAGCAATGATGGATTGATCTTCTTAACACACGACCATTATAAAACTTTTGAACAACGATAATTTATGGAAAATAATATATACATAGACTTTGTAGAACTTGGCGACTACGAAGACTTTTATGAAGTTTTAAAAACGAAATTGCCTTTGCCAGATTATTTTGGTGATAACCTTGATGCACTTTTCGATATTATTTCAGGAGAGTTAACAATGCCTTTACACATCGAATTTGTAAATTTAAGTGTGGATCAATTGGAAACTTTTGATGAGCTAATTACAACTTTGGAAGATGCAGAAGAAGAGGTGGAAGGTTTTACGTTTAGCTATTTTTTAGAACAGTTTGAGGATGATGAGGATGGCGATTTAGAAGACGATTTAACAGATTAATATGATAAGAAAAGCCCAATTAGACGATCTGGATCAACTGGTGATTTTGTTTAATAATTACAGAAAATTTTATGGAAAAGCTTCTGATATAGAGTCCGCAAAAGATTTTCTGAAAGCACGAATTTCTAAACAAGAATCCGTAATTTTTGTGGCAGAATATGAAGGTAATTTAAGAGGCTTTGTACAATTGTTTCCAATTTTTTCTTCTACAAGAATGAAAAAATATTGGTTGTTAAATGATCTTTTTGTTGATGAAAACTCTAGAGGACGTCAATTTTCTAAAGCCTTAATCGAAGCAGCCAAACAACTCTGCATTGATACAGAATCTTGCGGAATGCTTTTAGAAACTGGAAAAACGAACAATGTTGGAAATCGTTTATATCCAGCTTGCGGTTTCAAATTGTATGATGAGGTTAACTTTTATGAATGGACAAATCCCCAATAATATATAAAATGACAGATTTTGAAAAATACATTCAAGCTTATTTAGATCTTGTTCCTTCCGAAAATTGGATTGAAGAAATGGATTTTGCAGGAGCAAAAACTTTTGAGTTTTATAGTCAATTATCAGAAGAGCAAAGTCTTTTTGCGTATGATGAAGGCAAATGGTCGCTGAAAGAATTGTTGCAACATTTGATAGATACAGAAAGGGTTTTTAATTATCGTGCATTGACTTTCGCGCGCCAAGATAAAGTGGAGCTTCCTGGTTTTGATGAAGAATTATGGGCAAAAAATTCCGAAGCTAATGATCGCGCTTTGGAAAGTCTAATCGATGAATTTTCGTTTGTTAGAAAAGCAAATGTTTTATTTTTTGAAGGTCTTTCGGATGAGGCTTTGTCACAAACAGGTCTTGCCAACGGAAATTCGATACAAGTGGAAACCATAGGAAAACTGATTGTTGGACACAATATTCATCATCTTAATATTATCAAAGAGCGTTATGCGCCAAAAATGTAGGATTAATTGTTAACTTCAAAAGTTTTCAAATAAGCTTTAATATCGGGAAAGAAAATATCAAATTCATTCCCGATTTCTTTTTTGTTGTCCAAAAAAACTTGAAAAACAGGTAAATCTTTATCCAGATATTGTGCTTTGTTCAAGACATTCTGAATACTGAATTTGATGCCCCAGTCTTGTCGATAATTGTACAGCCAATTGTCTTCTTCCATTTTAATTAGCATTCTTTTAAAATTTTCAGGAAGCCATTCTTCGTGATCCCAAAGAGTTTTATAAACTTTTTTTGAATGCTCTAACAGTAGGTTTTCTTTCATGGAATGTGCAACATAAAAATCAAAAGCGACATCTACAAAAGCGCCAGCATATAATCTTACCAAGGGACTAAAGATCTTTTTTGCGGCAGAAACTGCGGGATGCGTATCTGTGAAACTGTCAATCGCACGATGTAGTTTTATTCCTTCCTGGATTTCTAAAGGGAAATTCTTGCGTTCATTGTTTTTAATGAAATCAGCAATCATATTACCCACGAGTTGCCCGTCGATAAAGGAAAAATAGGAATGTGCGAGGTAATTCATGGGCTTTTGTGTTCGTATTTGGAAGCGTTGTTAGGGCTCAAAGCCCTAACAACGCTCAGTAATTAATAATTTTTAAAGTTGAGATTAGCATAACTAAAATTTTCGATATCTTCAAATAAGGAAATGACTTTTTCTGTGTCTATAAGTAATGAGGTTTTATTTAAAATTTCTAAAAAAGAAGAATATGGGTAACTTATTATATCGTCTGAAATATTATGTTTTTTAGGATTGTTATGGATGTATTGAATGCTATTGATAAGATGATCTTGCGTTTTTAATAGTTTTCTTCGAAATGGCAATTCAAATAGTTTTCCTGTCCGAAGCTCTTGTTTGTTAATTGCTTGTGTATAGCTATTAAACGTATTTGAGAATTTTTGACTGATAATTTTCGAAATATCAAAAGACTCGTTGTTATTTTTCTGTCGAATTTCTTTTTCAGATTTTGTTTTAATAAGTAAGTGGAAGTGATTACTGGCTAAACAATATACATAAATTTCTGCTGTTGTAGAAATTTTTTCTTTTAATAACTTCAAAAAGTAAAAGTAATTTTTTGGCAAGAAAAAGATTTTTTCACCATTTATACCACGATTATAAATATGATAAAAAGAATCGGTGTCCAAAGGGTATACGTTTGTTTTCATCTTTTTTGTTTTGTGTTTTGGAAGCGTTGTTAGGGCTCAAAGCCCTAACAACGCTAGGTTTCAATAATCTCAATTAAACTCGTTGCGTATTTTAACTCATTGTATTTCATGAATACGAATAACGTGTTTGTTTATACTTATTTTCAGTATGCTATTGAATAATTTTTGTCTTGTTTTGCTTTTAAATTATCGCAATCTTAAACAAGGTTTTGTTGAAAAAAGTCCTTTTAAAGATAAACAACGGCACTTCGTTTTATATAAGTAATACTAAAATAATGAAATAATGATGATAATCAGTTAATTTTACTTTATTTCAAAATATACCATGGTTAAATTAAATTTAAAACAAAATATCTACAAAATCTTCAATCTTTCCAACTTCTTGAATTTTGATGCCAAATTTACGCTTCGGAATTTTATTTAAATTAGAAATAAAAATACATTCATAACCTAATTTTTCGGCTTCAGAAATACGCTGTTCCGCTTGTGGAATAGGGCGGATTTCACCACTTAAACCAATTTCTCCAGCAAAGCAAAACTTCTCCGAAATGGCGATGTCTTCATTGGATGATAAAATAGAAGCGATAACTGCCAAATCCAATGCAGGGTCATCGGTCTTGATGCCACCAGTAATATTGAGGAAAACGTCTTTGGCGCCTAATTGAAAACCAGCTCTTTTTTCTAATACTGCCAAAAGCATATTTAATCTTTTAGAGTCAAATCCCGTCGAGCTGCGCTGTGGCGTTCCATAAACCGCTGTGGAAACCAAAGCCTGAATTTCCAATAACATGGGGCGATTGCCTTCCAAAGTAACAGCCACCGAATTTCCAGAAAGTTCTTCAAATTTTTTGGTTATTAAAATTTCTGAAGGGTTTTTAATCTCTTTTAGACCTTGGGAAATCATTTCGTAAATTCCGATTTCTGCGGTGGAGCCAAAACGGTTTTTGTTGGCGCGAAGTAATCTGAACAAATGATTTCTGTCGCCATCGAAATTAAGAACGACATCTACCATGTGTTCCAAAACTTTTGGACCTGCAATTTGACCATCTTTGGTGATATGGCCAACCAAAAATACGGGTGTATTGGTTTCTTTCGCAAATTTGATGATTTCTCCAGAACATTCCCGAATTTGAGAAACTGTTCCTGGAGAACTTTCAATCATGCTAGAATGCAGTGTTTGTATGGAGTCGATGATGATAAAATCGGGTTTGAGTTTTTTTGCTTCGTGGAGAATTTTGTCCACAGAAGTTTCTGTAAAAAGATAACATTCGGGATTTTGTAAATCGGTAAGTCGGTCGGCGCGCATTTTGATTTGTGAGGCGCTTTCTTCCCCAGAAACATAAAATACTTTTTTGCGCATCTTGAGTGCCAGTTGGAGCAACAAAGTTGATTTTCCTATGCCTGGCTCGCCGCCGATAAGTGTGACAGAGCCTAAGACAATTCCGCCTCCTAGAACGCGGTTGAGTTCTTCACTAGGTGTAGAAATTCGGGGTTCTTCTTGTGCATTAACTTCGATAATGTTAATGATGTGTTGCTTTTTGTCACCTGAATAGTTTTTGGATGTTGATTTTTCAACAACTTCTTCAATAAGTGTATTCCATTCGCCACAATTTTTACATTGGCCGTGCCATTGTGGATATTGGCTGCCACAGTTTTGGCAGTAATAGACGGTTTTGAGTTTTGCCATTCTGTAAAGTTACTATCTAATTTTTTAAAATAAAATTTTCTTTTGTATCTTAAATCCCTAGCCCCGATGGAAGCGGCATCCTTTTGGGGTGGCGTGAGGCGGCGGAGCGTAGCGGAGCCGTCCGAGCGACACTCTAAAAGATAAAGCTGAGAGCGGGAAATAGCTCCTAATAAAAAACGGCAACCTAAGAAAGATTGCCGTAATTTTTTTAAATTATCAACTATTAGTTTTTGATAAATTTAAGATTTGATGTTTCGTCACCATTAGAAATTTTGATGACATAATTGCCAACTGGAAGCGGTTGTACATTGATGCTTTGGTTGCTGGCTTTACCAGAAAGTACCACTTGGCCACTTACATTTATAATTTGGTAAGATATCTCACCTGATTTTTTAGCTTGGATGTTGATAATATCTTTAACTGGGTTAGGGTAGATGTTGAAGGCATTGTTTTTGTTAATGTCAGAAACTGCCATGTTAGTTTCTACAAATTTCAAGGTGTAATCTTCAACTTGTCCGTATGTGAAAGACTCACAAGCTGTTGGTATCGCATTGAATTTCATCGATACTCTCATTCTCGTATTTTTATTAACGACTGCATTCGCAGGAACTTTTATTGAGCCAACAATAGGTGTTGTTGTTGATGCGGCCTTACTAAATGCTTGTTCTCCAGTGTCTGAGAAGTCTCCATCGGCATTCCAGTCAATATAAACAGCGTATCCTTCGTTATATGATGAACTTGTCCATTTTGGAGTAATTTTGATTTCGTAAGTTTTGCCTTGTTCTAATGTAGTGGAAATGTCTGTGAAATCTTCGTAACCAGCTGTTCCTGTACTTAGATTGTCTATGGTGTTAAATTGTACGCGATTAATTTTTTCGTCATTTGTATTAGAACTTGTTGATGTGCAATACTCTGCTTCGTCTGTAGTTGTTACAATAGCGATGTTGCTTGCTGCGGAGATGTTATTATAACCATCAATAGCTTTTACAGTAAAGCTATAAGTCGTAAGGCGTGTAAGTCCTGTAACATTGTAGGTCAATTGCGTGGTTGTTCTAGCAATCTCTGCACCATCTTTGTAAACGATATAGCCTGCCATATCGTTGTCATCTGTAGAAGCTCCCCAAGTTAGTTTTGCGCTGGTGCCTTTAATATTACTAGCTGCTAAATTAGTTGGAATTGTCGGTGGCGTCGTATCTGGTGTTGACAAATATTTTACCCCAATCCCAACAGCATAAAATGCGTCTTGCACAGCAATCATCTCTGCAGAGTTTTCTCCATACAATTCTTTCGCTACTTGAATTCCAAAGTCTCTCGTGTTTTTATAGTTTGAGTTAGCAGTAAGATAAGTCGTTTCTAGTTTGTAAACAATTTGTTCTGCTTTTTCCCAGCCAATACCTGTAACATTGTAAGGTTTTCCAAGATCGTTAGTTCCTGTTTTTCCCATTACAAGAATGTAAAACCAATGGTTAAGAACGCCACTGTTATAATGTACACCACAGTTATCATTGGTCCAGCTACTTGGCGTAATACATCCTTCTTCAACAGTTGCTGGATACCAATTGGTTCCTCTATAAGTGTCTGGTTGAGCGGATAATCCAGATTTTGGATTGCTCATTGATCTTAAATAATTAGGCGATGTTTTAACGATATCTTCTCCAATTAAAAAAGCTTGCTTTTCTGGTGCGTATTTGTGTTCTACAATTGCGCCCCAAATATCTGAAAAACCTTCGTTAAGTGCTCCTGACTCTCTTTGATATGCTAGATTGGCAGAATATTCGCAAACACCATGTCCCAATTCGTGTGCTGTAACATCGAATGCGGTTAAGGGTTTGAAAGTCGTTGCGCCATCTCCATAAATCATTTCGCTACCTGTCCATCCTGCATTTTCATAATTACTACCATAATGAACATAACTATTTAGTATAGCTCCCGCGTTGTTATAGCTATTGCGATTGAAAGTGTCTTTGAAGTAATCGTAAGTTTTTTCAACACCCCAATGTGCATCCAATGCAGCATTGTCAAAAGTGCTATTGTCGTGTTCCGCAGCAGTCCAATCGTTATTATTATCAACAAAATCTACGGCACTTCCTATGCTAGAGCTTTTTTTAAGATTTTTTGTAACAACGCCACCGCCACGTGTCGTATCGTTCAGAATATATTTACCACTATTGGTACCACTTGTAGCAAGTGTTGTTTCTATTTGACGAGAGCCACTATATCTTGTTGCCGCAGT
This genomic stretch from Chryseobacterium sp. POL2 harbors:
- a CDS encoding GNAT family N-acetyltransferase — its product is MMLKAFETERLLLRPLEESDAARLFLLDSNPEVMKYVGVDTLSKEEESLEVIRMIRKQYDDFGVGRYAVVEKNTGLLIGWSGLKFNNNSVNEHQDFYELGYRFLPEYWGKGYASESAVAFIKAFFTVLKKGNLYAYAHSENEASKHVLRKLGFNEIGTFDEPDGKCFWYEMTPADFKIQYFK
- the nadE gene encoding NAD(+) synthase, with the translated sequence MQSEKIIDYIVNWLKHYAQKSGMKGFVIGISGGIDSAVVSKLAAKTGMKTLLLEMPIHQKEDQVNRAQDHIQNLTSQFSNVEAFRVDLTPTFDVFHNTVDVADADFPAEQLALANSRARLRMLTLYYYGQIHGLLVTGTGNKVEDFGVGFFTKYGDGGVDISPIADLYKTQVYELAKHLDIIESIQKAVPTDGLWEVERTDEQQIGATYPELEWAMEQNQNLKPEDFEGRQREVFAIYQRMHRATLHKINPIPVCDIPEDLKS
- a CDS encoding ribonuclease domain-containing protein; its protein translation is MNPKLKTFLFFIIGAFAGITTMYLIKPPQSYDKNETVKTEQQQQKVGVNQKEIKNQFQKYQKSDADSLSQAEEFAYKDKSIDDLTEEKLVIDYLKKHHKLPHYYIIKKEAKKQGWEPSSGNLCDVLPGRAIGGDKFSNREKKLPSRNGRIYYEADVNYDCGHRDADRLVYSNDGLIFLTHDHYKTFEQR
- a CDS encoding barstar family protein, with product MENNIYIDFVELGDYEDFYEVLKTKLPLPDYFGDNLDALFDIISGELTMPLHIEFVNLSVDQLETFDELITTLEDAEEEVEGFTFSYFLEQFEDDEDGDLEDDLTD
- a CDS encoding GNAT family N-acetyltransferase; the protein is MIRKAQLDDLDQLVILFNNYRKFYGKASDIESAKDFLKARISKQESVIFVAEYEGNLRGFVQLFPIFSSTRMKKYWLLNDLFVDENSRGRQFSKALIEAAKQLCIDTESCGMLLETGKTNNVGNRLYPACGFKLYDEVNFYEWTNPQ
- a CDS encoding DinB family protein is translated as MTDFEKYIQAYLDLVPSENWIEEMDFAGAKTFEFYSQLSEEQSLFAYDEGKWSLKELLQHLIDTERVFNYRALTFARQDKVELPGFDEELWAKNSEANDRALESLIDEFSFVRKANVLFFEGLSDEALSQTGLANGNSIQVETIGKLIVGHNIHHLNIIKERYAPKM
- a CDS encoding ACP phosphodiesterase; this translates as MNYLAHSYFSFIDGQLVGNMIADFIKNNERKNFPLEIQEGIKLHRAIDSFTDTHPAVSAAKKIFSPLVRLYAGAFVDVAFDFYVAHSMKENLLLEHSKKVYKTLWDHEEWLPENFKRMLIKMEEDNWLYNYRQDWGIKFSIQNVLNKAQYLDKDLPVFQVFLDNKKEIGNEFDIFFPDIKAYLKTFEVNN
- a CDS encoding transposase; the encoded protein is MKTNVYPLDTDSFYHIYNRGINGEKIFFLPKNYFYFLKLLKEKISTTAEIYVYCLASNHFHLLIKTKSEKEIRQKNNNESFDISKIISQKFSNTFNSYTQAINKQELRTGKLFELPFRRKLLKTQDHLINSIQYIHNNPKKHNISDDIISYPYSSFLEILNKTSLLIDTEKVISLFEDIENFSYANLNFKNY
- the radA gene encoding DNA repair protein RadA, with the translated sequence MAKLKTVYYCQNCGSQYPQWHGQCKNCGEWNTLIEEVVEKSTSKNYSGDKKQHIINIIEVNAQEEPRISTPSEELNRVLGGGIVLGSVTLIGGEPGIGKSTLLLQLALKMRKKVFYVSGEESASQIKMRADRLTDLQNPECYLFTETSVDKILHEAKKLKPDFIIIDSIQTLHSSMIESSPGTVSQIRECSGEIIKFAKETNTPVFLVGHITKDGQIAGPKVLEHMVDVVLNFDGDRNHLFRLLRANKNRFGSTAEIGIYEMISQGLKEIKNPSEILITKKFEELSGNSVAVTLEGNRPMLLEIQALVSTAVYGTPQRSSTGFDSKRLNMLLAVLEKRAGFQLGAKDVFLNITGGIKTDDPALDLAVIASILSSNEDIAISEKFCFAGEIGLSGEIRPIPQAEQRISEAEKLGYECIFISNLNKIPKRKFGIKIQEVGKIEDFVDILF
- a CDS encoding M4 family metallopeptidase; translation: MRKNLLSLGFIGVLFLSANLNAQNNISKKILHDNGTPSLISFSSGNGLSSVTAQNLFQQYLNLSSKTSMKLTSTEVDKSGKFKDEKYQMYFDNIPVEFGSYNLHYKNGELTSMNGEIFKTDDAQTKISITEEQAFNKAKKYVNASSYMWEDQAYSASSGYKKPVGQKVLLPISSGNGDYKLILAYKFDIYAAMPISRGWVYVDASSGAILGYNAIMKHANLHNNLPTNNIVKEEPIKLQDSFTQPILFAAGTAATRYSGSRQIETTLATSGTNSGKYILNDTTRGGGVVTKNLKKSSSIGSAVDFVDNNNDWTAAEHDNSTFDNAALDAHWGVEKTYDYFKDTFNRNSYNNAGAILNSYVHYGSNYENAGWTGSEMIYGDGATTFKPLTAFDVTAHELGHGVCEYSANLAYQRESGALNEGFSDIWGAIVEHKYAPEKQAFLIGEDIVKTSPNYLRSMSNPKSGLSAQPDTYRGTNWYPATVEEGCITPSSWTNDNCGVHYNSGVLNHWFYILVMGKTGTNDLGKPYNVTGIGWEKAEQIVYKLETTYLTANSNYKNTRDFGIQVAKELYGENSAEMIAVQDAFYAVGIGVKYLSTPDTTPPTIPTNLAASNIKGTSAKLTWGASTDDNDMAGYIVYKDGAEIARTTTQLTYNVTGLTRLTTYSFTVKAIDGYNNISAASNIAIVTTTDEAEYCTSTSSNTNDEKINRVQFNTIDNLSTGTAGYEDFTDISTTLEQGKTYEIKITPKWTSSSYNEGYAVYIDWNADGDFSDTGEQAFSKAASTTTPIVGSIKVPANAVVNKNTRMRVSMKFNAIPTACESFTYGQVEDYTLKFVETNMAVSDINKNNAFNIYPNPVKDIINIQAKKSGEISYQIINVSGQVVLSGKASNQSINVQPLPVGNYVIKISNGDETSNLKFIKN